A region of Paenimyroides aestuarii DNA encodes the following proteins:
- a CDS encoding aromatic amino acid hydroxylase, producing MNEHFETNPLLDRLPKHLKQFIKPQNYEDYTPINQAVWRYVMRKNVDYLSKVAHSSYLEGLKKTGISIESIPSMYGMNRILKEIGWAAVAVDGFIPPNAFMEFQAYNVLVIASDIRQLENIEYTPAPDIIHEGAGHAPIIANPEYAEYLRRFGEIGCKAISSAHDYEIYEAIRELSILEEAEGTPESELKRIRNKVDELQAKATEPSEMALIRNLHWWTVEYGLIGTVENPKIYGAGLLSSIGESEWCMTNKVTKIPYSIDAAYQGFDITKPQPQLYVTKDFAELSMVLEEFANKMALRTGGLSGVEKLIHSKALGTIELSTGLQISGVFTNVIEHDGKPVYIQTTGKTALAYREKELVNHGTAYHSEGFGSPIGRLKHINLTIEDMGPRDLQAYNIYEGNYVELEFEGDIKVAGEIITGSRNLRGEIILISFKNCTVTHNETVLFQPEWGTYDMAVGKKIVSAFSGPADVNSFDMITHVPTTQTIKSKKTNERAALESLYQKVRSHREQQSSENLEAILNDLIHEHPQDWLLTLEIVELSKQQNPTLHERALAHLLQVKANRPEVAHLIANGLNLL from the coding sequence ATGAACGAGCATTTTGAAACCAATCCGTTACTTGATCGTTTACCAAAGCATCTAAAACAATTTATAAAACCACAAAACTACGAAGATTATACCCCTATAAACCAAGCTGTATGGCGCTATGTAATGCGCAAAAATGTAGATTATCTTTCTAAAGTTGCTCATTCTTCGTATTTAGAAGGTTTAAAAAAAACAGGTATTTCTATTGAAAGCATCCCAAGCATGTACGGTATGAACCGTATTTTAAAGGAAATTGGCTGGGCTGCAGTGGCGGTAGATGGTTTTATTCCCCCAAACGCTTTTATGGAGTTTCAGGCTTATAACGTTTTAGTTATTGCTTCCGACATTCGTCAACTTGAAAACATTGAATATACACCCGCTCCTGATATCATTCATGAAGGTGCAGGGCACGCTCCTATTATAGCAAATCCGGAATATGCAGAATATCTAAGACGATTTGGCGAAATTGGTTGCAAAGCTATTTCCTCTGCCCACGATTATGAAATTTATGAAGCCATACGCGAATTATCTATTTTAGAAGAAGCAGAAGGCACACCTGAAAGTGAGTTGAAACGCATTCGCAATAAAGTAGATGAACTGCAAGCCAAAGCCACCGAGCCATCTGAAATGGCTTTAATTCGAAATTTGCATTGGTGGACCGTTGAATATGGTTTAATTGGGACTGTTGAAAATCCAAAGATATATGGTGCCGGATTATTGTCATCAATCGGGGAAAGCGAATGGTGTATGACAAATAAGGTAACAAAAATACCTTATAGTATCGATGCTGCTTATCAAGGTTTTGATATTACCAAGCCACAACCTCAACTTTATGTGACTAAAGATTTTGCGGAATTGAGTATGGTTTTGGAAGAATTTGCCAATAAAATGGCTTTGAGAACCGGAGGTTTAAGTGGTGTTGAAAAATTGATTCATTCTAAAGCTTTGGGAACTATTGAACTTTCAACGGGTCTGCAAATTTCGGGTGTTTTTACTAATGTGATTGAGCACGACGGCAAACCTGTTTATATTCAAACAACAGGAAAAACAGCCTTGGCTTATCGAGAAAAGGAATTGGTAAACCATGGAACAGCTTATCATTCCGAAGGTTTTGGAAGTCCTATTGGTCGTTTAAAACATATCAATTTAACAATTGAAGATATGGGACCGCGCGATTTGCAAGCATACAATATATATGAAGGAAATTACGTGGAGCTTGAGTTTGAAGGAGATATTAAGGTAGCCGGTGAAATTATTACAGGTTCCCGAAATCTGCGTGGTGAAATCATTTTAATAAGTTTTAAAAATTGTACCGTTACTCATAATGAAACTGTTTTGTTCCAACCTGAATGGGGTACTTATGATATGGCGGTTGGCAAAAAAATTGTTTCTGCCTTTTCCGGACCGGCTGATGTAAACAGTTTTGATATGATCACGCATGTCCCAACCACTCAAACCATTAAATCGAAAAAAACCAATGAACGAGCGGCTTTAGAAAGTTTGTATCAAAAAGTGAGAAGTCATCGCGAACAACAATCATCTGAAAATTTGGAAGCTATTTTAAATGATTTAATCCATGAACATCCGCAAGATTGGTTGCTTACTCTTGAGATAGTTGAACTATCCAAACAGCAAAACCCAACACTACATGAGCGTGCTTTAGCGCATTTGTTGCAAGTAAAAGCAAACAGACCCGAAGTGGCTCATTTAATTGCAAACGGATTGAATTTATTGTAA
- a CDS encoding type IX secretion system plug protein, which translates to MKKNILFFLFFILTTTSYAIADPYYIKSVSFHQGNESLIPIFRLNESFVFSFDDLTGIEADYYYKIVHYTRDWKPSNLKVTQYIRGIQPLRIASYQTSFNTLQPFVHYTVRFPNRDTKILLSGNYMLEIYNDANEKVIERRFVLYEDLTTVAMEIKKTRNLDVAPAKQNVYLTIDFGEMQLQNPKKNVQIVILQNGQWFNALTNLQPQYMIGNQFQYQYDQETNFWAGNEYLFFDDSDIRQVNNNVERITRTDLFQVYLRPKFPLKNSNFYTFYQDINGGFKTRNALRQNNITEADYAWVYFTYKLEQLPDSQELHIVGMFNDYQINADSELKFNESEKAYKTALLLKQGFTNYKYVVTTTNGKVLEELNPDGNFFETENQYHTLVYYKTESDPYDRIIGLGKADSKLITN; encoded by the coding sequence ATGAAAAAAAATATACTCTTCTTTTTATTCTTCATTTTAACAACAACAAGCTATGCTATCGCTGACCCTTACTATATAAAATCGGTTTCGTTTCATCAAGGAAACGAGTCGTTAATTCCCATTTTTAGATTGAATGAATCTTTTGTTTTTTCTTTTGATGATTTAACTGGTATTGAAGCTGATTATTACTACAAAATTGTGCATTATACACGAGATTGGAAACCATCAAACCTTAAAGTAACTCAGTACATCAGAGGTATTCAACCGTTGCGAATTGCGTCGTATCAAACATCGTTTAACACTTTACAACCTTTTGTTCATTATACGGTGCGGTTTCCAAATCGGGATACCAAAATTTTACTATCTGGGAATTATATGTTGGAAATTTACAATGATGCCAACGAAAAAGTTATTGAACGCCGATTTGTATTGTATGAAGACTTAACAACGGTAGCAATGGAAATTAAAAAAACACGTAATTTGGATGTTGCTCCTGCCAAGCAGAACGTATATCTAACTATTGATTTTGGCGAAATGCAATTGCAAAACCCTAAAAAAAATGTGCAAATAGTGATTTTGCAAAATGGACAATGGTTTAACGCCCTAACCAATCTGCAACCGCAATACATGATTGGAAATCAATTTCAATATCAATACGACCAAGAAACTAATTTTTGGGCTGGAAATGAATATTTGTTTTTTGATGATAGCGACATTCGGCAAGTGAACAACAATGTAGAACGAATCACACGAACCGATTTATTTCAGGTTTATCTTCGACCTAAATTTCCTTTAAAAAATAGCAATTTCTACACTTTTTATCAAGATATAAACGGTGGTTTTAAAACCAGAAATGCTTTAAGACAAAACAATATCACCGAAGCAGATTATGCCTGGGTGTATTTTACTTATAAATTAGAGCAGTTACCTGACTCACAAGAATTGCACATCGTGGGCATGTTTAACGATTATCAAATAAATGCGGATTCTGAATTAAAATTCAACGAAAGCGAAAAAGCATATAAAACGGCATTGCTTTTAAAACAAGGATTTACAAATTACAAATATGTAGTGACAACGACAAATGGAAAAGTTTTGGAAGAACTAAACCCCGATGGTAATTTTTTTGAAACAGAAAATCAATACCACACATTGGTTTACTACAAAACCGAAAGCGACCCATACGATCGCATTATTGGTTTAGGAAAAGCAGACAGCAAACTTATTACCAATTAA